Proteins encoded by one window of Archaeoglobus veneficus SNP6:
- a CDS encoding MBL fold metallo-hydrolase: MQLHFYGAARSVTGSCFMLEDGQRILIDVGMFQGSVEKRNYRRFPFDPSEIDALILTHSHLDHIGLLPKLVKYGFNGEIYATRATREIAEHMLYDSAKVQEEEAHTLTRKNLRKGLPVVKPLYTTEDVKECFRLKWRNVEYGKTVSLDNMAFTFRNAGHVLGSAFVEIDAGKKFVFSGDLGERGRLIIRDPEFPPKANYLVVESTYGDRNHRSVEESIEELKQAIMETFERGGNVLIPSFALERTQEILYVLHVFYRNGELPDCEVFLDSPLAIDITEVFLNHPELYNEETSREAKHGNPFFLPHLRFTKSVEESREINEVRSHAIIIAGSGMCTGGRIKHHLKHNLWRRECSVVFVGYQVKGTLGRKIVDGAKRVRIYGEEIAVKAKIYTINGFSAHAGRDYLVEWSSKSQPEKVFVVHGEFEKSQKLARGLKDFECVIPAWRQSFAV, from the coding sequence ATGCAACTCCACTTTTATGGAGCTGCGAGGAGTGTGACCGGCTCGTGCTTTATGCTTGAAGACGGGCAGCGCATTTTGATAGATGTGGGCATGTTTCAGGGCAGTGTTGAAAAGAGGAACTACAGGCGCTTTCCCTTCGACCCGTCGGAAATCGATGCCCTCATTCTCACTCACTCCCACCTCGATCATATAGGCTTGCTGCCAAAGCTCGTGAAGTACGGCTTCAACGGCGAAATATACGCGACAAGGGCAACGAGAGAAATAGCAGAACACATGCTCTATGATTCCGCGAAGGTTCAGGAGGAGGAAGCTCACACGCTAACGAGGAAAAACCTCAGAAAAGGTCTGCCTGTGGTTAAGCCGCTCTACACGACTGAAGACGTTAAAGAGTGCTTCAGGTTGAAGTGGAGGAATGTTGAGTACGGGAAGACTGTCAGCCTCGATAACATGGCATTCACTTTCAGAAACGCAGGCCACGTTCTTGGCTCAGCGTTCGTTGAGATTGATGCGGGAAAGAAGTTCGTATTTTCCGGCGATTTGGGCGAGCGAGGCAGGCTGATAATCCGCGACCCAGAGTTTCCACCGAAGGCGAACTACCTCGTCGTTGAATCTACTTATGGGGACAGAAACCATAGAAGCGTTGAGGAGTCCATTGAAGAGTTAAAGCAGGCGATAATGGAGACCTTTGAGCGGGGTGGGAATGTTCTCATTCCGTCCTTCGCTCTTGAACGAACTCAGGAAATTCTTTACGTGCTTCACGTATTTTACAGGAACGGCGAGCTTCCAGACTGCGAGGTCTTCCTCGACAGCCCCCTTGCCATAGATATAACCGAAGTCTTCCTGAACCATCCTGAACTGTACAACGAGGAAACTTCGAGAGAAGCGAAGCACGGAAATCCCTTTTTCCTCCCGCACCTCAGGTTTACCAAGAGCGTCGAGGAATCGAGGGAGATAAACGAGGTCAGAAGTCATGCCATAATCATCGCGGGAAGCGGCATGTGCACAGGTGGGAGAATAAAACATCACCTAAAGCACAACCTCTGGAGGAGAGAGTGCAGCGTTGTATTCGTTGGATACCAGGTTAAAGGAACTCTCGGCAGGAAGATAGTTGATGGGGCGAAGAGGGTAAGAATATACGGTGAGGAAATCGCTGTTAAAGCGAAAATTTACACCATCAACGGCTTTTCCGCCCATGCTGGAAGGGACTACCTCGTTGAGTGGAGCAGCAAAAGTCAGCCTGAAAAAGTGTTTGTGGTTCATGGCGAATTTGAAAAGAGCCAGAAGCTGGCGAGGGGGCTGAAAGACTTTGAATGTGTAATTCCAGCCTGGAGACAGAGCTTTGCTGTTTAG
- a CDS encoding ATPase domain-containing protein, with amino-acid sequence MVLERVPTGIPGFDELCEGGLLRDRTYLVSGTSGSGKTIFAMQYIVNGIQMFNEPGIFVATEERPQHLREHFSVFGWDLEKLEDENMLAIVDATSTKIGLPSDEKYIDVRPFDTRSLIDQMITIQDEIGARRAALDSTTSIGFSIQDPAKFRVELLKISTTMEILGLTSLFTCEIVDSSGISRFGVENFVTEGTIVLYYTRSENVRVRSLEIFKMRGSNHSKKIHPFEITDKGIVVHSREEVYSEI; translated from the coding sequence ATGGTATTGGAAAGAGTACCTACTGGAATCCCGGGATTCGACGAGCTATGTGAGGGTGGACTGCTGAGAGATCGTACTTATCTGGTATCAGGTACGTCGGGTTCAGGTAAGACTATCTTCGCAATGCAGTACATCGTGAATGGAATTCAGATGTTCAACGAGCCCGGGATATTTGTCGCTACAGAAGAGAGACCGCAGCACTTGAGAGAACACTTTTCCGTCTTCGGATGGGATCTCGAGAAGCTTGAGGATGAAAACATGCTTGCCATTGTGGATGCAACTTCGACAAAGATCGGTCTGCCATCGGACGAGAAGTACATAGATGTCAGACCTTTCGACACTCGTTCGCTGATTGACCAGATGATTACTATCCAGGACGAGATTGGGGCAAGAAGAGCGGCTCTTGATTCAACAACCTCTATAGGCTTCTCGATTCAGGATCCGGCCAAATTCAGAGTTGAGCTGCTGAAGATATCCACAACAATGGAAATTCTTGGCCTCACGTCACTTTTCACATGTGAAATCGTGGATAGCAGCGGGATAAGCCGGTTTGGCGTGGAGAACTTCGTCACCGAGGGCACCATAGTGCTTTACTACACCAGAAGTGAAAACGTGAGGGTCAGAAGTCTTGAGATATTCAAGATGAGGGGCAGCAACCACAGCAAGAAGATACACCCCTTCGAGATAACGGACAAGGGGATTGTTGTACACTCGAGAGAAGAAGTTTACTCCGAGA
- a CDS encoding SagB/ThcOx family dehydrogenase — protein MLRRRFLKVAAAIFAAISGITVFKLVREEAEMVIESEGVVKLPEPRKTGEISVEEVINIRRSRRSYSGELISIKDISQLCWAAQGITEEAYGFRAAPSAGALYPLEIFLVVGNSELDAGIYQYSPSTHRLKLVKKGDHRRVLCEASLGQSAIEEGALCIVVTAIYERTTRKYGERGIRYVHMEAGHAAQNIYLQAEALGLGTVSIGAFYDDKVRDVLSVPEEYVPLYVMPVGHR, from the coding sequence ATGCTCAGAAGAAGATTTCTGAAGGTCGCTGCTGCTATTTTTGCAGCGATTTCTGGTATCACAGTGTTCAAATTAGTAAGGGAGGAAGCTGAAATGGTTATTGAATCTGAAGGAGTTGTCAAACTCCCCGAACCCAGAAAGACTGGTGAGATTTCGGTTGAAGAAGTAATAAACATCCGTCGTTCGAGGAGATCGTACAGTGGTGAACTCATAAGTATAAAGGATATATCTCAGCTTTGCTGGGCTGCTCAGGGGATAACTGAAGAGGCGTATGGGTTCAGGGCCGCTCCATCTGCCGGTGCCTTGTACCCGCTGGAAATATTTCTGGTTGTAGGGAATTCAGAACTCGATGCGGGAATTTACCAGTATTCTCCTTCGACGCATCGCCTGAAGCTCGTAAAAAAGGGAGATCACAGAAGGGTTCTCTGTGAAGCTTCACTCGGTCAAAGTGCGATAGAAGAGGGAGCGCTATGTATAGTAGTCACAGCAATCTACGAGCGGACAACGAGGAAGTACGGAGAGAGGGGCATCAGATACGTGCACATGGAGGCTGGACACGCTGCACAGAACATCTATCTGCAGGCAGAGGCTTTGGGCCTGGGAACAGTTTCGATAGGAGCGTTTTATGATGATAAGGTTA
- the fbp gene encoding fructose-1,6-bisphosphate aldolase/phosphatase, with translation MGEKITVSLIKADVGSVPGHVVVPDEIKKVAEAFLEEKKQNGDIIDYRVLNVGDDLELIMTHREGVDSEKIHGIAWETFELATKRAKELKLYGAGQDLLKEAFSGNIRGLGPGVAEMEFTERGAEPLLAFMMDKTEPGAFNLPIFRIFADPFNTAGLVIDPSLHNGFVFEIWDIVEHKRVFMNSPEEMYDILALIGGKSRFVIKRIFPKEGSKLPADEPVATVSTEKLFQIAGEYVGKDDPVALVRAQSGLPAVGEVLEPFAFPHLVSGWMRGSHNGPIMPVPFHYAKCTRFDGPPRVIGAGFQICNGKLVGPVDLFDDPAFDYTRQKAAEIAEYMRRHGPFEPHRLPHEDMEYTTLPKVLDKLKDRFEDV, from the coding sequence ATGGGTGAAAAAATAACCGTTAGCCTGATCAAGGCAGACGTCGGTAGTGTGCCCGGCCACGTGGTTGTGCCTGACGAGATAAAGAAGGTGGCAGAAGCGTTTCTCGAGGAGAAAAAGCAGAATGGAGATATCATAGACTACAGGGTTCTGAACGTAGGTGACGACCTCGAGCTGATTATGACCCACCGCGAGGGTGTGGACAGCGAGAAAATCCACGGCATCGCTTGGGAGACGTTCGAACTTGCTACCAAAAGGGCGAAGGAGCTGAAACTCTACGGAGCTGGGCAGGATTTGCTCAAAGAAGCATTTTCAGGAAATATCCGCGGCTTAGGCCCAGGTGTTGCCGAAATGGAGTTCACAGAGAGAGGAGCAGAGCCGCTCCTGGCGTTCATGATGGACAAGACAGAGCCAGGGGCGTTTAACCTGCCCATATTCAGGATATTTGCTGATCCGTTCAACACCGCTGGCCTCGTAATCGACCCATCTCTGCACAACGGATTCGTTTTCGAAATCTGGGACATCGTCGAGCACAAACGTGTGTTCATGAACTCTCCAGAGGAGATGTACGACATCCTCGCACTGATAGGTGGCAAGTCGAGGTTCGTCATAAAGAGGATTTTCCCCAAGGAGGGTAGTAAACTGCCAGCTGATGAGCCAGTAGCTACGGTTAGCACAGAAAAGCTCTTCCAGATTGCCGGAGAGTACGTTGGCAAGGATGACCCGGTAGCCCTTGTGAGAGCCCAGTCGGGTCTGCCGGCAGTTGGAGAAGTCCTCGAGCCATTTGCGTTCCCGCACCTCGTCAGCGGGTGGATGCGAGGAAGCCACAACGGTCCGATTATGCCGGTACCGTTTCACTACGCAAAGTGCACACGCTTCGATGGCCCACCGAGAGTAATTGGAGCTGGTTTCCAGATCTGCAACGGTAAGCTCGTAGGGCCCGTTGACCTCTTCGACGACCCGGCCTTCGACTACACAAGGCAGAAGGCAGCGGAGATAGCAGAGTACATGCGCCGCCACGGCCCGTTCGAGCCCCACAGGCTGCCGCACGAGGACATGGAATACACCACGCTGCCGAAGGTTCTTGACAAGCTCAAGGACAGATTTGAGGATGTTTAG
- a CDS encoding GNAT family N-acetyltransferase → MPPVSRQAIEAWVDYITENCFSIVAECGRKIVGQAAVIPSGRDTAELCIFVHRNYQNRGIGQQMLRLIVDYCRRAGYRGIYLTTERSNVRAIHVFRKVGFRIVDSCYDYEMFLPLTDFCETQPAKDDQVS, encoded by the coding sequence CTGCCACCCGTATCAAGGCAGGCCATAGAAGCGTGGGTAGATTACATTACCGAAAACTGCTTTTCAATAGTTGCAGAATGTGGCAGAAAAATTGTGGGACAAGCTGCAGTAATACCATCCGGCAGAGACACTGCCGAACTCTGCATATTTGTTCACCGCAACTATCAGAACAGAGGAATCGGACAGCAAATGCTCAGGCTGATTGTGGACTACTGCAGGAGGGCTGGATACAGGGGAATATACCTTACAACAGAAAGAAGTAACGTGAGAGCAATCCACGTGTTCAGAAAGGTTGGTTTCAGGATTGTTGATTCCTGCTACGACTACGAGATGTTTCTGCCTCTAACTGACTTTTGTGAGACCCAGCCTGCAAAAGATGATCAAGTCAGTTAA
- a CDS encoding phospholipase D-like domain-containing protein: MLVIFALVLVIAAIVPVSASQIVEVCPNPYGSDDVEYVVLNATSFCTLDDGEGSIQINLTGIVVVAKNATAYEIVFGKKADLEFSGRFALSNEGETIWLRENGKVVDEFTYKKPGEGIVYFKTPSGWDFRYQDWTSFTPAVDFVSGRIIVTPAAYCVEGYEIWLASYTFTDLRSAKGNLTLFLDASPVGGIPIEELEIAKKYRTYFLSSPSYKNFHYKFAVVDGNKVVITTENWKWDKRGYIVEFESEKAAKLLKNVLQHDMIYSSEPGRAGSIKGSYSAGIGKSKEFSGRIEVFVLPDYNPIFEFISKARHRLYIEVPYMDFRWFDDSTPLLDAILKAARNGADVRVILDSEHNREDNEKTTDFLKRIAETEDLKIDARLSPVPLHGKIIISDDDILITSANFNRYGLKLNREVGVIIHDKETGDWLAERFIEDWGGNGRDVKDSEDVLYVLLSIALLAVAVVIAYRAMGKR, translated from the coding sequence ATGCTCGTAATCTTCGCCCTCGTCCTTGTAATCGCTGCGATCGTTCCCGTTTCTGCATCACAGATTGTTGAAGTTTGTCCAAACCCATATGGAAGCGACGATGTCGAGTACGTTGTTCTCAACGCAACGTCCTTTTGCACTCTTGACGACGGAGAAGGCTCAATCCAGATAAACCTGACTGGAATCGTGGTTGTAGCGAAAAACGCCACAGCCTACGAGATTGTTTTTGGAAAAAAAGCAGACCTCGAATTCTCTGGCAGATTTGCCCTTTCAAACGAGGGCGAGACTATCTGGTTGAGAGAGAATGGCAAAGTAGTTGACGAATTCACGTATAAAAAGCCCGGCGAAGGCATCGTTTACTTCAAAACCCCTTCTGGCTGGGACTTCCGTTATCAGGACTGGACTTCCTTTACTCCTGCAGTGGACTTCGTGAGCGGAAGGATAATCGTAACCCCGGCAGCCTACTGCGTCGAAGGGTACGAAATCTGGCTTGCATCCTATACCTTCACAGATCTGCGAAGTGCAAAAGGCAACCTTACACTCTTCCTTGACGCAAGTCCAGTTGGGGGAATTCCTATTGAGGAACTGGAGATTGCAAAGAAGTACAGAACGTATTTTCTATCTTCGCCATCCTACAAAAACTTCCACTACAAGTTTGCAGTAGTTGATGGAAATAAAGTGGTGATTACGACGGAGAACTGGAAGTGGGACAAAAGAGGCTATATTGTCGAATTTGAAAGTGAGAAAGCTGCCAAGCTGCTAAAGAACGTCCTCCAGCACGACATGATCTACTCTTCAGAGCCCGGTAGAGCCGGAAGTATAAAAGGGAGCTATTCAGCAGGAATAGGTAAATCTAAAGAGTTCAGCGGCAGAATTGAGGTTTTCGTTCTTCCCGATTACAATCCTATCTTCGAATTCATATCCAAAGCGAGGCACAGGCTGTACATAGAGGTGCCGTACATGGACTTCAGGTGGTTCGACGATAGCACGCCGTTGCTCGACGCAATACTCAAAGCTGCGAGAAACGGTGCAGATGTAAGAGTGATTCTCGACTCCGAACACAACAGAGAGGATAATGAGAAGACGACAGATTTCCTGAAGAGAATTGCAGAGACAGAGGATCTTAAAATCGATGCGAGGCTTTCTCCAGTGCCATTGCATGGAAAAATCATTATTTCCGACGACGATATTCTGATTACATCCGCAAACTTCAACCGCTACGGATTAAAGCTTAACAGAGAAGTTGGGGTGATAATACACGACAAAGAAACGGGCGACTGGCTTGCCGAGCGGTTCATAGAGGACTGGGGAGGAAACGGAAGAGATGTAAAAGATAGCGAAGACGTACTCTACGTCCTCCTGTCAATCGCTCTGCTCGCAGTTGCCGTTGTCATCGCGTATAGAGCTATGGGAAAACGCTAA